A window of Lonchura striata isolate bLonStr1 chromosome 2, bLonStr1.mat, whole genome shotgun sequence genomic DNA:
CCGCAATTTCTGACATAAAAATGTTGGGGTTTTAAcagcataaaataattttattttgttagcctatttcaaaatatttcaaacactTCTAAAAGTGATTAAATTGTCACATTTCCTTGAAAGGCTTAGGATGATTACTGATCATCATAAAGGAGTGATAACCACTGAATTTCAAAAGCAGGAACAGATTTAGTGGATGATAGTATGCCAAAACTATGTCGGTATATCAACTCTGCCAAATAGTTAATATTTGCTTGCAATATTACTGTTAATATCCTCATTAAGTGACCAGAAAGTGAAAAAGTTATGTATCCACCAAAACCAGAGGAACAAAATAGCCTGGATCTCTACAGACAGACCTCTACAAAGAGAGTGATTATTTTTTGATCATCAGCATAGAGAAAGGCAGAAGGAAACTGCAGAATTACATAGCTCAAACAGCTGCTAAGAGTAGGAtttcatagaattatagaatggttggaaaggaccttaaataaTAGCTTTTTTCCAACCCCtttccatgggcaggaacactttccactagaccaggttgctcagagtcacatccaagctggccttgaacattccCATGGATGGGGCATCTACAGATTCATTGGGCAACCTGTGTCAGGGCCTCATCACcttcacagcaaagaatttcctCCTACTAACTAATCTAATCCTactctctgtcagtttgaagccattctccttgtcctggcactccagaCCCTTgtaaattgtctctctccatctttcctgtggGTTCCCTTCAGGGACTGGAAGGCACCAAGTAGGTAATCTCAAAGCcttcccttttccaggctgaacaaccccagttctcccagcctctcctcccagcagatctctccatccctctgctcccctcggtgctcctctggcctggctgcagcaggtccctgtccttgctgtgctggagcccagagctgatgcagccctgcaggtggggtctcaggagagcggggcagaggggcagaatcccctccctgccctgctgcccacggggcttGGCATGAGCCCAGCACACGGCGGGTTCTGGGCTGCCAATGGCCAGGGCATGGCCAGCCTCtccccaccagcacccccagtccTTCCCCCAGGGCTGTTCTGGATCTGTCCATGCCCAGCCTGGATTGGTACTGGGGCTGCCCtgacccaggagcagcagcttggACTTGGTCTGTTAAACCTCGTGAGATTCCCATGGGCACTTCTTgagtttttattaattaataaatgaaataaatccaTAATTTCCTATGAATTCTGACTTTTAGTTTAGTTTTGTAAAACAAATACACCAAAAGTTGTTTGAAAACATTTGCATGATCCTgctgaaaaacacatttttatttactttaagtACCACCAAGAATAGAAAATTTTACAGGCTCAAACTGGAAAGTTTACTTTTTACATCCTTTCTGGGTTTGCACCATGTTCTAGTTTATAGTTCATTTTTCCACTATTGACATATACAGAACTTATGTCATGTCTGAAAGTGCAGCCAAATTGCCTAAGATCTGTTTTTTCTGTCACCATCTCAACTAGCATGCATCTGCTTTTCCCATCTCTCTAAGTCTACATGCATGAATGCAGAAATTTTTTCCTGCCATTCTGGACTTCCTTCCTCATGCCATAACTTTCTTAAAAACCCACCACACATAATTTGGTATAAATGGCAGGGCTGCAACTACAAGGACAGTGCAATATTTTCTACAGGAGGACCAAGATGTCTTGGTCATCCTACCTAGAAAGTAGAAACTGTACACTTAAAACTCTTTGTGAAGTAAgggaattaattaaataaaaaaaatcccggAGAATGCATGATAGTGTAgctaattttgaaataattcttATTAGATATAAACAGGCTTatttaaatgcattaaaaatgtattttaatagtTGTTATTGACATATAATATCCCCTGTTAATGCCAGCTCAGGCATGCACCAAAGGAACCAGTACCACAGGTCAAAAGATACTTGAAGATTCCCTCACAAACAAGACAATGTCCCACCAGTGAAATATAACTTCAGTTTTACCTACCTGGGGCATATTTGCAGATAAAATTGTGCTTCATGTTGCATCTATCATCATTCCATTGATAAAGGTATGGCCCTCCCAGACCAGGGTTTGCAGTTGGCTGATGATACATCACCACACAGGCTTCACTTCCACAGGAAGGCTCATCTGTGTACCAATTTCTAGTTTTTGAAGATAAGGTCCATCAGgatgacaaaaaaaagaaaagagtttgTATCAATGAAGAAATATCAACCCAGTCTCATCCTCTTCAAGACATCCTGCATTTCCCACAACCCTTCTGTGAAAGGCCCAAGCCAAACATCTCTGAATCTTAAAACAATTCTGAGCAAAGCACATCTGCAGAAGTAACaccctttccttctttcctccctATTAGAGTCGTTTTTGTCCCCTTGTCTTGAGTTCTGTGAGTTGCTGCTACTCTGGCCTTTGGCTTCATCAGGAAGTTAAAGGCTTTTCAAAAAGGGTAGAAACAGAACAATTTACGCTAAGCACCTCACAATAATTTATTTGGTGGCTGGAGGTGGCCAGAGCCTTGCAGAATTTACCTGCCTGCTTTCAGACCACACCCAAAAGACTCTGTGTCTAGCAAAACAACCTCCAAATGTCATGCAGAGGCAAATTCAATGTGTGGGAGCAAAGAAATTTGTAGGATGAAGCCACACAATGCCATCCTATCACAGCTTCAAATTCAAAACCCCGATTGCCAGCTACCCTTCATCTGGAGAAATCAAGTGGGAGATGCCACAAATTTCATGCCATAAAGCAAGGTTTGTCATTTCAGGCTCCATCCCTTTCCGTGGAACCTTCTCAACAAGCAGTTTCACACATTTACCTGAAAGGTGACATACTTCCATCAGCCCACTGGTAGAGGTCGGGGCAAGCACTCGAAGTGGCCAGTCCATCCCCACTTCTCCACAGCCCAATCCAGAAGTCGCCATCAGAAATCCCGGAGCCTGATCTGGTGAGGTTTTGCAGCATGTTTTCTatgagctgctgctcagcttcACTTTCCAAGCTCAGTAGAGCCCCGCCATCGATTTCACAAGCCTGCCGGGCCTCCTGGAAGCCCACGCGCCGAGACAAGTCCTGGAAATAGGCCAGTTTGTAACACGAGTGCTTGAAGGCCCCATAGCACACCTTCTggcctgaaaaacaaaaccatggGACTGCTCAGAGTACAGCAATGAATATCAAAGCTGCAAGAAAAGAATAAGCACATAATGCATATGCTGGTGAAGGATGGGAGATTTTTGCCTGAGAGGATTCATGGTGATAACCTAGCACCACTGAAGTCCTTTGCTCTAATTTAAATTTCTAATAGCACACAGTTCATGGGAATCTATGCCATCTTGCTGTGGCCTGTGAAACTCtccaaaacactgaaaattccCAATAGGTTCTAGAATAATATTCTTTACTTCATAATGACTGTACCATCAGGACTCTGTTATAGCCAGGATCTTTTCGGAGGGTATTTCCTTGACTATTTCATACTAATGAACCAACTTCACTTTTATTGTATAATCAGAGctattcaatttaaaaataaaagttttaaatacACATGTTTAGTGGcaagaaattgttttttttatCCCCTAAGTTAACCTTGAGAGGCTGTATATGAGAGAAAATCAGCCACTCTTCACTACAATGTGCCTAAGTACAACCTGTAAAGGTCTATGGGAGGAGAGACTCTGCTCCTTACAGTTCTTTGTCTGAGAAAGATATATGTCTGTTtcctcaaaaggaaaaataattataattttcaaCTGCTAAGATTCTCTAGAGTTTTTTCAAGATATACAAGAAGAGGAATTAACACACTCACTTATCAGCCACAACTGAAATCCAGTATGTTTATTCAGGGACAGAAGTCTTCTAAATATAACCATCtcttaaaaaaactaaaatcaaGTTTTTCCCCTATTGAAATCTATAATTGGAAAAGAAAAGtaggaaaatttattttgttgagGAAAAATGACTGAAGGATACCAAAGTAACAAAAACTACCAGGCATTATTTAGACTGTTTAGAAATCAACAAAAGTCATTATTTTACTGGAAAATTTGACAATCACACAACatgctgagctggaagagatCACTGAGGACCATGGAGTCCAACTCCCAGCCCTGTGAAAAGAAGCTCAAGAGTCACACTTTGTGCCTGAGAGTGTCCagatgctcctggagctctgtcaGGTTTGATGcagtgaccacttccctgggcagcctattccagtgcccaaccaccctctaaGGGAAGAACGTTTTCCTGCTACCCAGTCTAAAACtctcctgacacagcttcaggccattcccttgggtcctgtcactggtcactgttggaatctgaggtattgatgattccgagactgtagaaagtctctgtctctcaagccccgctgccaaagcagaagccataattggtctgtgctggtttccaggttgtttattctgtttatctctcacatgttctgctgccctgcccagctctgtcctgcagggcagcgtgtggggctctgccctcagtgggatgttacaaacattaaataccagaaactccctgggctgcatttacaataacgtgccaatatctgtcacctacgttggacagtgtgtccccagcctgaaccaacagaaaaatgccaacaccacagtgagacatggagggcatgaagaaggagaaaaaggacaagacacacccaatttcctccatcttgtcccctttggacccctcatctagaatcctaaaattttacttttgcacccatgccacacttaattattgcttatatcaaacactcagagctggtaattcatgctgtaagattgaaaactcttttccatggacagagatgacagacagtgtctctgggggctctgtccaggggggttcctgacccctgccagggtcccagacctgccagggcagccagagggaagccctggattcccacagtcACCAGAgggaagagatcagtgtctgcctcTCCCACTCGTGAGGATGCTGAAGACCaaaatgaggtctcccctcagtctcctccaggctgaacagaccaagtgacctgaGTGAGTCCTCATACGGCTttccctcaaggcccttcaccatcttcatagCTCTCCTTTGGGCACTCTTTAAGGGCTCTATATCCTTCTTATATTGAGGCACCCAAAACTGCTCACAGCACTTGAGGTAAAGCCACACCAGAACAAAGTTCAGTAGTCTATTGTACTAGATCAgatttgcatttgaaaatctTGTATGTAGTGTCATTTTTAAGCAAAACCAGATACATGACTCATGTAAATAACATTTGAACAAGACTTATCCTGtttcaccttaaaaaaaaatgtaatttgtcACTAGGAAACAGCAACATCCTCGCATAACTTCATCTATATTTatgttttcccaggaaattttTTTCTATGCACAAAGAGTAAACAtcaaagtaaataaaaaccTTTAAAGCTACATAAAGTTCATTCTTTTTACATTAGCATTGCTTCATTTTTGTATTAATAAGTAGGATATTTCCAATAGCAGACAGCACAAGGGCTGAGTCAAAGACATCTCTGTATTTGCACAGAGCATAGTTTCAAGTACTTGCACAGAACAAGCAGATTGTATCAAAGATACATTCATATAGGAATGGAAAAACATGACAAGCTCTTGAATTTTAGCTAAATCTGAAACTAACTCTTATTGTTTTGAGACCATTTCTGTTGTAGAAAGCTACATTATAGGGGCAGTAGGCAGATACTATGCTTAACTTTCTCGGGTTTCCTACAAGTCTTATAatctttcctgaaaaaaaaaaataaactctgaCATCTTCACTTTATAATACCCTATTGAAGTTCATCTGGAGAAGGActatcaggaagaaaagcaactTTTTAATCTCATTCTTACCTTGGCAGATTTCTGAAAATTTAGTTGTTTATCAGTAATTAATGTACCAAAATAACACAGGAACAAGAACAGTCTGACAAACTTGTGCCACAAGTATGGAAAAAAACAGGCTCCAAGATCAGGCAGAGAGCCAGTTTTGACTTTCTCTGATAACATCCTGACAACACAATGTATGCCCCAATTTCTTCCTGGCATTTCTCTTTATTCATATAGGTTAAGAGCCTTGCCCCCAATAAATGTAGCAAGGGCCATAGTCCTAGCTGGGCAGTGGTGCTGAAGAAGCAAGGGACAGAGCTTTTAACAGAGATTCACATGAAATAAAGGGCATCCTCCTAGACTTTGTGACCAAAAGAACTACTATAATCAAGGTAACAAAGTGATAAGTCTAAATTGTTGCAAAGTGGGAAGTGCAAGAGCAAAACCTCCATGTGACATCCCAGATCATTCCCTTCTTCTACAGTGCTGAAACTCCAATTTTGTTAGCATGATCAATTTTCCTCAGGAGATCTGTCTCACTGACAGGACAGAGTGCACAGGGCAGGAAGAGTTGATCAACATTTTGACCCTCACTGCTGGGTGAGTGGCAATGGCTCATTGCCAGAGTACACATGTGTATATAGCAGCACAAACATCCAAAGCCGAGCACTGAATTGTTCAGGACATTAATCACTTCCAAGGAAAAGTGACCACACCTTTCCCTGTAGCTGAAGATTGGATTCAAAGCATTAATTCAAGATGTACATGCAAATTGAGGATGAAAGCTTTGTCCGTTCTCttgctctttttattttcccagacAATCTTTGAAATAAACTCTCCCATTACTCCTTTCATTCTGTGCACATACTTCTCCTTGAATCAAGTAGTAATTTATGAGCAAATTCAGGTGTCAAAATATCCTGGTCACAGTCTCAGTCATGCAGGAATATTCAACCAATTGCAGTGGGCAAGCTGATCATTATGGTTAATAATTCCTGCGCTGTTCCTCCCTCTCATGGGAAAATATCATCTTTGCCTTTATAATACACAGTccactccccatccctgcacgTCTCTCAGGTGCTCCCCTCACACTCTGTCCTCATGTACAGCCTCTGCTTTTCTGTGACTCTCCCAAAATCTGAATCAAACCTTCTAGCAGAAGAAGTGGATCCTTGCTGGCTACCCAGCTGAGCTTTCTCAGGATGCTCATCTGCCAGCCAGCTGCTGTTTGGAGACTCaggtagaatcatagaatccttTAGAATCCTGGCAAAGACCTTGAAGGCCATTGAGTCATGGCAAGTGCTGTTTCTGACCTGCTCCAAGGCTGGTATCCAGAAGCTGTGCTGTGTTCTTGTCCAACACAGGGGCTGCATCAATGCTCAGCTCCATCGCCCACACCAAGGAAACCAGCTGAGGCTGTATGGAGCAGCAAGGAGGATGACAAGCATTTGTGATGCACAAAGGCAAAGAGCTACTGCAGCCCCTAATATGTGCCCAGCTTGCCACCATTGTGCACTCAGAGCAGGGAGTCCTCTCAGAGCCATCAGAATTTAGATGTGAAGGCCTAATTTCTATCCAAGGGTTTCCAAGTTAAAATCTTGAAGCTTTGTGgaagaaattttctttcttcccttaaACTGaccagaataatttttaaagacacCATTTTTATTGCGGATATTTGGACAGGGTTAAGTAACTCTAAAATCAAGTTTTACAACATGAAAGAATTgaacaaattaaaatttgcatgaaatCCAACTCCTAAATTACTGCTCTTTCATTTTTTGCTCTCTCTACCTGTggtaaaagaaataatttcttcctcacAGGCTGATCATTTCTGTGAGAATATATGTCCAGAAACcaacaaagaaaacagcaagaaacaaagaaataattggCATTAAGACCCATAGACCCAAAGAGTGTGAATGAAGCGTGTGAGGCAGAGCAGTAAGGTTTCTGGAAGAAGCTGTGAATTTCTCTTGTTCTAGTTAATTTAATCCCTGTGTTTAGGCAGTGACCTACACtgaatcttttctttcttcttttgagCAGACTTTGAACCAGTTCCACCACGGCAGATAAATGTGTTAATGGAAATCTGCAGTTGTGCCTTAATAGCTGGCAAATCATTTGACATTTTAGTGCTCTTCTCGGAACACGCTGAGATGTCAGGTTttaaagcttcattttttttccctctcgcTACTAATTTCTGAACtacaaagcagaaataatttacCGCTGAAAAATGACAGAATGGACAACATTGTACAGCAGACAAGTATGGAAATATCAACTATGTGCTACTTTACCTTATTCTAACATATTTCTGCAGACTCCACAGTTAGTTCTGAAGCAACATTTTGTTATTTCAGCTCTATAAATTGAGTTCTAATTTTCCTGTCACAATTAAATAGAAACTAGATTTGTAAGCAAGACTATCGGAATGAATCATGTTAAGATATTATGCAATGTGaataatcttttattttttttttgtctcatcaTCCCATTAGCTGATGAAAGCAAGTGAACAGGATTGCTCCAGAAAGTGCTAGCTACCATTTCTATCCATATGGGTCAATTTTCATCTTTGGGTGTTTCACAGAAGCTCCATAGTAGAATGTTCAcagcctcaggaaaaaaaaaaaaaaagtatttttaaactaaattaCTCATTAAAATACTTCTGCAGATAATtctacagggggaaaaaaatctaattcaagaaacaaataaataagcaaATTGCAAGCTGTTATTTCAATCAGTTATATCTCCATTATGTTTTAATAACAAATCTTCATTAAACAAATAATAGGTTCCTTGATTACTGTCATGACAGAAGTTACAGGAAAGTGTCATTTAGAAGCAAAATTGCTGATAAAATACCCAGGCAAAGATTTCTCTCCCTAAGAGCATCAGGCTTATTACTAAACTAAACCCCTGCAGGCCCATGGGGGGCACAAAGGTCATTTTGAGTGACACACCTTGCTTAGATGGAGTCTTTGAAGATATCAGGTAGAAGATAAGCTCCCTGCTGATAAAGCCCATTCCTCTTCCTCTTGAACCTTACAAACTAACATGCAATCCAGGATTTGATGCCATTAACATCCACCTAGATTAGGTCAGCCACTGCATGTGCACAGCATATGTGAAGAGAGACAAAAATGAATGCACAAAACCTGATGTACTGAACTCCATTATGTTTTtgtattttgactttttttctccccaaggCAATGGATTCAGCAGAAAAATCAGAAGAGCATTTGGCAAAAACAAGTGTGAAATATTTAACATTAACCAGAGCAGCATGATCCTGATGGAGACCTCTGAAAACAAAGTGACAAATAAAAACACAAGGACTTAAGTTAAAGAGATAATGAAatagcaaaacagaaatttaaggTAATTGACCAAAATATTCTCTGCCTGTGCTATGAAGACTAGTCTTGGTTTTGAGCTTGCATGAGTGCAGTGACCTCAGGGATGACTAACCAGCATCCAGGACACTGGGCACAATTTGTTTTcacctgtccccatgtcagagGGACACCAAGTCCAGTGATGCAGTCCAGAATGTGGCCAGGAAGAGACTAAATGGTAATAAATTTTCTTAATCACATTTTGTTTCAAAGCTGATGCATCTTGTCAGATGGTCTTTGCATCATCCAGTCAGAATTTGCCTGGATTCAGCTGCTGGTCATATTTTGCTATATTATGTTACTGCTGTTGATGTTTTACTGTATCATATTTTCATCCATCCaccaaatataatttttatgattcatattactttttaaaaaataaactgtgaTAACATTTCATAATTACATTCTGTCTGCATTTATGATAAAATCAAGTTGCCATCTTCTCTCCCAAAGTTTGTAACACTGAAGACACATCGTTCTCCAGCTGAGTCAGTGTTCAAACCACTGATGTTTCTCAGCTCACAGTCCTGAGCAGTTTAAGGAGTTCCACATGCATTCAAATAAAATCTGCTGTACAGATCACATGCCAGCCTTTATCTGTACTGACAGCTTCATAGCAATCTCTTCCATACCTTAGCAGGTAATTTATCCTCCAATCCTCCTAATAACCAAGCCTtctgagagaaaagaaagttgtTACTGGTTTATTCTGGATTAAGGATTATGCCTAAATTGTTATCACAGTTTTTTCTTAAGTGATCTCTCAgggtgaaatattttcaaaggttCTAGGTCATTTTTAATGGCTTCTATAAAAAACCCTGAGGGCCACATTTGTCTATCCAGCAGCTGTGCTTCAGGCAGACATGCACAGCAGACAGCTTGTGTGCATCATATCAGAGCATGCAGCTCATGTCTAAATGGAGGCTGCCCCCAACCTCTTGTGCAAAACTCATCTATCCATCAACCATTCTTAAAATACTTCTTGCAATGGAGTATCTTTCTTGCTAAATTCTTGGGCAAGTGAAAGTTATAGATGCATTCATAGACAAGAAGTCTAAAATgataaataggattttttttctattctttctcAAACACTGGCCAGATAATGTAACTTTAGCCATTAACCATCCCATATCTTAGCAAAGATGATGCAAGAAGTCTTTAGACACCAAGGAAATAGTTGTCTCTAGGACTAACACAacttttgtaaaaagaaaaaaataaacagggatgATGAAGTTTTAAGTAAAATCAAATTGCTGTATTATATCATTTATACAGAGATTTAGTACAGTTATGCAGCTTATGAAGCTACACAAGATGCATTTGTTCTGTCCAGTCCTTTTGCCATGGAAAGTGATTTTCAGTACATTTATTGCTGAAAATGGGGCTACACCTTAATGTCAGCCTTCACTAGTTCAGTTATTGTGTTTCTAAGCACTTTTGGGGATAGGGAATGGGCTTATTTCTGAATTACAACTGTTCTCAATAGACCCATAATAGCTACACCTTTAAAAAATCAAGCAATCAAAAAGGAGACAGTGCAAAGGA
This region includes:
- the CHODL gene encoding chondrolectin; the encoded protein is MGAAGGGLGLAAVLAAAVLCGPGALAGRVLSGQKVCYGAFKHSCYKLAYFQDLSRRVGFQEARQACEIDGGALLSLESEAEQQLIENMLQNLTRSGSGISDGDFWIGLWRSGDGLATSSACPDLYQWADGSMSPFRNWYTDEPSCGSEACVVMYHQPTANPGLGGPYLYQWNDDRCNMKHNFICKYAPDNVLEKELGDRAEPEYDIFPTVPAGNPYDTSKPEDQYHIIATETGIIPNLIYVVIPTIPLLLLILVAFGTCCFQMLHKSKGRTKTSPNQSTLWISKTPRKDSSMEV